The Brachionichthys hirsutus isolate HB-005 chromosome 3, CSIRO-AGI_Bhir_v1, whole genome shotgun sequence genome has a window encoding:
- the elp6 gene encoding elongator complex protein 6, protein MYAELNSILNTCPDSFTQGEFLLLSDRRSDASFLIHHFLSLYLRARCRVCFLGLVQSFSHYSAISQRLGVGLTQAREKGQLIFLEGLTESLPALLPPGSGAGGRAMDFLRDPAVGLRSLYEFVRSSVSTSGGGADGAEAWGPPVLLVDDLSVLLSLGASVGAVLDFSHYCRATVCSQLKGNVVMLTRCDGEEEEADEGGDRGPESLLKGLTHQCSLSLHVQGLPTGFCRDIHGQLEVCWRRRRGDGPHAQKKLLQYKVQDKGVSFFARGTSSAVL, encoded by the exons ATGTACGCAGAACTCAACAGCATCCTGAACACCTGTCCCGACAGCTTCACGCAG GGAGAGTTCCTCCTGCTGTCAGACAGGCGCAGCGACGCCTCTTTCCTCATTCACCACTTCCTCTCTTTGTACTTGCGAG CGCGCTGCAGAGTGTGTTTCCTGGGCCTGGTGCAGTCCTTCAGCCACTACAGCGCCATCAGCCAGAGGTTG GGCGTTGGCCTGACACAAGCCAGAGAGAAGGGCCAGCTGATCTTCCTTGAGGGACTGACGGAGTCGCTTCCTGCGCTGCTTCCTCCAGGAAGCGGCGCAGGAGGCCGAGCCATGGACTTTCTCAG GGATCCTGCCGTCGGCCTGAGGAGTCTGTACGAGTTTGTCCGGTCCAGTGTGAGCACCTCCGGCGGCGGGGCGGATGGGGCGGAGGCCTGGGGGCCCCCGGTGCTGCTGGTGGATGACCTCAGCGTCCTGTTGAGTCTGGGGGCGAGCGTCGGCGCCGTGCTGGACTTCAGCCACTACTGCCGAGCCACCGTCTGCTCCCAGCTGAAG GGCAACGTGGTGATGCTGACACGCTgtgacggggaggaggaggaggcagacgaAGGAGGCGACCGGGGGCCGGAGAGCCTTCTCAAGGGCTTGACCCACCAGTGCAGCCTCTCTCTCCACGTACAGGGTCTCCCTACGGGCTTCTGCAGGGACATACATGGGCAG TTGGAAGTGtgttggaggaggagaagaggcgaCGGGCCGCACGCGCAGAAGAAGCTCCTTCAGTACAAGGTGCAGGATAAAGGAGTGTCCTTCTTTGCTCGTGGGACGTCCAGCGCCGTTCTCTAA